TTTTTGGTGTAGTTGCATATCCTACCGCTGTTCTTATTGGTTATGATTATAAGGTAAGACATTTAGATGCCGCATGGCCTGTGAGTATTTTAGCAGGAAATCTTGATGCTGCAATTGCCGAAATGCCTGTATCTATTGATGATAAGCAGATTGAAACTTTCAGTTTGTTCCAAAATTATCCAAATCCATTTAACCCAACAACAACAATTCAATTCTCACTACCTTCAGATGCTGTTGTTCAAATTTCAGTTTTTGATATTTCTGGAAAGACAATTTTTGAAAAAAACATTAATTCTAGTTCAGGATTAAACAGTTTCGATTTTGATGGAAGCAATTTAGCTTCTGGTCAATACTTTTATAAAATTGAAACAGAAGGTTTTTCAAAAATCCAAAAAATGATTCTTATAAAATAATTTAGTCAAGCCGGTCATCAGATCGGCTTTTTCTATCATTTCATACATATTCTTTACTTTGTAAATAATAAAAATATTGTTACTTTGTATAATTAAAATGCCATTGGAAACTATTATGAAAAAGATACCTTATGGAATAGCAAATTTCGAAGCACTTAAAGAAGAATCCAGTTATTATTATGTTGATAAAACAAGATATATTGAAGAATTAGAAAATTTAGGAACTAAGTATCATTTTTTCTTAAGACCTCGTAGATTTGGCAAGTCTCTTTTCATTTC
The Candidatus Delongbacteria bacterium genome window above contains:
- a CDS encoding T9SS type A sorting domain-containing protein, with the translated sequence MSDLDSWEALNGSSWRTRFNPNLTYNLTKGQELEQFASSLFGVVAYPTAVLIGYDYKVRHLDAAWPVSILAGNLDAAIAEMPVSIDDKQIETFSLFQNYPNPFNPTTTIQFSLPSDAVVQISVFDISGKTIFEKNINSSSGLNSFDFDGSNLASGQYFYKIETEGFSKIQKMILIK